Within the Novosphingobium pentaromativorans US6-1 genome, the region GGCTCCGGCAAGCGCGTGGAAGGCCTTCGTCCAGAAGACCATCGACGACTGGATGATCCAGGACCCTGCCTTCGCCGTCTATCAGGGCGCACACCAGTTCGACGGCAGGCTGCCCGACTGGAGCGAAGCCGGCCTCGCCAAACGTGCCGCCTTCCTCCACTCGGTCATCGACCGGGCGAACGCCTTCACCGGCCTGTCCGACGCCGACAGGTTCGAGCGCGATTACCTGGTGCAGGTTGCCAAGGGCAGCCTCTTCTGGATCGAAGATGCCGACCAGCCGCACACGAACCCGACCTGGTACATCAACGGCGGGCTCGACCCGAACGTCTATGTCAGCCGCAACTATGCCGACAAGGCAACGCGGATGAAGGCCATGATCGGTTTCTTCAAGGCGGTGCCGACTGCCGCAAAGAACATCCGCGCCAACCTCAAGCCGAAGATGCCTGCCAGCTTCATCAAGCTGGGCGTCGCCGGCTTCGGCGGTTTCGCGGAATACTATCGCGGCGATGCCCGCGCAGCCTTTGCCGACGTGCAGGACCCTGCGCTGCAGGCCGAGTTCAAGGCCACGTCCGAAGCTGCGGCAAATGCCATGCAACAACTCGCCGACTGGCTCGCCGCAGCCACGCCGACGCAGGACTTCGCGCTGGGGGCCGAGCGTTTCTCGCGCATGCTGGCCGCGACCGAAGCGGTCGATGCCCCGCTGGACGAGCTTGAAGCGGTGGGTCAGGCCGATCTCAAGCGCAACCAGGAGGCGCTGAAGAAGGCCTGCGCCGCCTATGCCCCGGGCAAGGACATCCAGGGCTGTTTCGACAAGATGCGGGCCGACAAGCCAGAAGGTGGACCGGTCACCGCCGCGCGCAAGCAGATCCCCGATCTCACCGCCTTCGTGCGCGCGCACGACCTGGTGACGATCCCGGGAACCGAGCAGGCGCTGGTCGAGGAAAGCCCGCCCTACAACCGGCAGAACTCCGCCTACATCGACCCGCCCGGACCGTTCGAGAAGGGCATCCCCTCGATCTATTACATCTCGCCGCCGGACCCTTCGTGGCCCATGCAGAAGCAGCAGGACTACATTCCGGGCAAGAACGACCTGCTGTTCACATCGGTCCATGAAGTCATGCCCGGCCACTTCCTGCAGTTCCTCCACTCGAACCGCTCGCCGTCATGGGTGGGCCGCCTGTGGGTGGGCTATGCCTTCGCCGAAGGGTGGGCGCACTATGCCGAGGAAATGATGTGGGATGCGGGCCTCGGTGACGGCGATCCCGGCGTCCACGTCGGCCAGCTCTCCAACGCCCTGCTGCGCAACTGCCGCTATCTGTCAGCCATCGGCCTGCACGCCCGCGGCATGACGCAGGAGCAGTCCAAGCGCATGTTCATGGACGAATGCTATCAGGACGAAGGCACGGCCGAACAGCAGGCCGCG harbors:
- a CDS encoding DUF885 domain-containing protein, which gives rise to MKHKLLAGLAYLAMGACATAAPPPEAPMAAAPAAQAPASAWKAFVQKTIDDWMIQDPAFAVYQGAHQFDGRLPDWSEAGLAKRAAFLHSVIDRANAFTGLSDADRFERDYLVQVAKGSLFWIEDADQPHTNPTWYINGGLDPNVYVSRNYADKATRMKAMIGFFKAVPTAAKNIRANLKPKMPASFIKLGVAGFGGFAEYYRGDARAAFADVQDPALQAEFKATSEAAANAMQQLADWLAAATPTQDFALGAERFSRMLAATEAVDAPLDELEAVGQADLKRNQEALKKACAAYAPGKDIQGCFDKMRADKPEGGPVTAARKQIPDLTAFVRAHDLVTIPGTEQALVEESPPYNRQNSAYIDPPGPFEKGIPSIYYISPPDPSWPMQKQQDYIPGKNDLLFTSVHEVMPGHFLQFLHSNRSPSWVGRLWVGYAFAEGWAHYAEEMMWDAGLGDGDPGVHVGQLSNALLRNCRYLSAIGLHARGMTQEQSKRMFMDECYQDEGTAEQQAARGTYDPAYLNYTLGKLMIRKLRDDWTASRGGRGAWKQFHDTFLSYGGPPIPLVRQTMMHEDAPHAVF